In Vibrio sp. FE10, the following are encoded in one genomic region:
- the queC gene encoding 7-cyano-7-deazaguanine synthase QueC yields the protein MKKAVVVFSGGQDSTTCLVQALKEYDEVHAITFDYGQRHKLEIEVAESLSKELGVKAHKVMDVTLLNELAISSLTRDDIPVSHELQENGLPNSFVPGRNILFLTLAGIYAYQIGAETVITGVCETDFSGYPDCRNDFVKAMNSALVQGMDKKLDIKTPLMWLNKAETWAMADQYSALELVRNKTLTCYNGIIGDGCGDCPACELRKVGLNDYLGDRKGIMAELVRKQAENK from the coding sequence ATGAAAAAAGCAGTTGTAGTATTCAGTGGTGGTCAAGACTCAACAACGTGTCTTGTTCAAGCATTAAAAGAGTATGATGAAGTTCATGCGATCACGTTTGATTATGGCCAGCGCCACAAATTAGAGATTGAAGTGGCTGAGTCATTATCAAAAGAGCTTGGTGTGAAAGCGCATAAAGTGATGGATGTGACGCTGTTGAATGAACTGGCGATCAGCTCTCTGACTCGTGACGATATTCCTGTATCACACGAGCTACAAGAGAATGGATTGCCAAACTCGTTCGTTCCTGGTCGTAATATTCTTTTCTTAACACTGGCCGGTATTTACGCGTACCAAATCGGAGCTGAAACTGTGATTACTGGTGTGTGTGAAACAGATTTCTCTGGCTATCCTGATTGTCGCAATGATTTTGTAAAAGCGATGAATTCTGCGCTTGTACAGGGCATGGACAAGAAGCTTGATATCAAAACCCCATTGATGTGGCTGAACAAAGCTGAAACATGGGCGATGGCCGACCAATATTCAGCACTTGAGCTTGTTCGCAATAAAACCCTGACTTGCTACAACGGCATCATCGGCGACGGTTGTGGTGATTGCCCTGCATGTGAACTAAGAAAAGTTGGCCTTAACGATTACCTAGGTGATCGCAAGGGTATTATGGCTGAGTTGGTTCGCAAGCAGGCTGAGAATAAATAA
- the queE gene encoding 7-carboxy-7-deazaguanine synthase QueE has translation MYKINEMFETIQGEGVFTGVPAVFVRLQICPVGCSWCDTKQTWEALPEDETSLGDIMVKTEDSPTWSAIDAQGIVNEYIKQGYTAKHIVITGGEPCIYDLVPLTEAFEQHGCRCQIETSGTSEVKATSDTWVTVSPKVAMKAKLEILDSALQRANEIKHPVGTGKDIDQLDGLLERADVSGETVIALQPISQKDRATQLCIDTCIERNWRLSIQTHKYLSIA, from the coding sequence TTGTACAAGATTAATGAAATGTTTGAAACCATTCAGGGCGAGGGCGTATTTACCGGCGTTCCTGCTGTTTTTGTTCGTCTACAAATTTGCCCAGTAGGCTGTTCTTGGTGTGACACCAAACAGACGTGGGAAGCGTTACCTGAAGATGAAACTAGCCTTGGCGATATTATGGTTAAGACAGAGGATTCACCAACTTGGTCTGCGATTGATGCTCAAGGAATCGTGAATGAATACATCAAGCAAGGTTACACGGCTAAGCACATTGTGATTACCGGTGGTGAGCCGTGCATTTATGATCTTGTCCCTCTTACTGAAGCATTTGAGCAACACGGTTGTCGTTGTCAGATTGAGACCAGCGGAACATCAGAAGTCAAAGCAACAAGTGATACGTGGGTTACGGTGTCACCAAAAGTGGCAATGAAAGCGAAACTGGAAATCTTAGATAGTGCCTTACAACGCGCTAACGAGATTAAGCATCCAGTAGGAACCGGAAAAGACATCGATCAGCTAGATGGTTTATTAGAGCGAGCGGATGTTTCGGGTGAAACTGTTATCGCATTACAACCAATCAGCCAAAAAGATCGAGCGACGCAGCTTTGTATTGATACCTGCATTGAGCGCAATTGGCGCTTATCAATCCAAACTCACAAGTATTTGAGCATCGCGTAG
- a CDS encoding Cof-type HAD-IIB family hydrolase yields MYKLIALDMDGTLLNSEKVISQENKDAIAKARAAGVKVVLASGRPLEGMQSKLDELSINGEDDFVLFYNGSMVQNVSTKELIHSEISHGKAAKEIAALAEQLGGYVHAFSKIHGLITPENNEYTAIEARINGLEITEFDFSQLEDDHEIIKTMIVAEPSKLTEIISKLPQELKTQFTIVQSAPFFLEFLNPNSNKGVGIEAIAKHLGITAEEVICMGDAENDHHMLEYAGMGIAMENAMEETKKLADYITASNDEHGVAVAIEKFIFNS; encoded by the coding sequence ATGTACAAACTGATTGCTCTTGATATGGACGGCACACTGCTCAACAGTGAAAAAGTGATTTCTCAAGAGAACAAAGATGCGATTGCCAAAGCACGTGCTGCAGGTGTGAAAGTGGTTCTGGCTTCTGGTCGTCCTTTAGAAGGCATGCAGAGTAAGTTAGACGAGCTTTCGATCAACGGCGAAGATGACTTTGTGCTCTTCTACAACGGCTCTATGGTTCAAAACGTCTCTACAAAAGAACTCATTCATAGCGAAATCAGCCATGGTAAAGCCGCGAAAGAGATCGCAGCACTAGCTGAACAGCTTGGTGGTTATGTTCATGCATTCAGCAAGATTCATGGCTTAATCACGCCTGAAAACAATGAGTACACCGCTATTGAAGCGCGTATTAACGGCTTAGAGATTACCGAGTTCGACTTTTCTCAACTAGAAGACGACCACGAAATCATCAAAACTATGATTGTTGCTGAGCCAAGCAAACTCACCGAAATCATCAGCAAGTTGCCACAAGAGCTTAAGACTCAGTTTACTATCGTGCAAAGTGCACCATTCTTCTTAGAGTTCTTAAACCCAAATTCAAACAAGGGTGTGGGTATTGAGGCTATTGCTAAACATTTGGGGATTACTGCGGAAGAAGTGATCTGCATGGGCGATGCTGAAAACGATCACCATATGCTTGAATACGCGGGCATGGGTATTGCGATGGAAAACGCGATGGAAGAAACCAAGAAGCTTGCTGATTACATTACAGCAAGCAATGACGAGCACGGTGTAGCTGTCGCGATTGAAAAGTTTATCTTCAACTCGTAA
- a CDS encoding bifunctional NUDIX hydrolase/phosphatase PAP2 family protein, translating to MVIRYLLAFILSLLSATSAWANNTLPDHIAGALCVVRADNQIVLVDELITGHLSLPGGTVVSGEPPAVAAQRETWEEAGLSVTVGDVLGYTDSAVVYDCISDSEVISYQARNELGGFELPIWFAPHYGVEVSRAMLLPPTELEANQYRYPEQWSEINEFFLSATNQPVTYVTELVGAAPKVHQVELNGIVSLQNTFDNLPNVFANTVLLTDLLAKPWIFIVILPLVAWHFGRNFALKFGFTLISVTLLTLIAHQGFGFPRPHAYLPTLKLVMSSGYSFPSLLAALWVSLTLLVLWKLKRLFDQKSLALVVFGLLWIMLFKSYSGSAFFSDVLMGGVMGALATWHIVRLDAKPDVDISVLLSSKAVWWGLCLMSVVLTVIWPLPTFTFWLAILMTIACLVTLTDSKPLVGQFSFKIVVGVIVMLLVGNLLISWAGSFVSFSGIASFIVETLRFPILILFGVVAFRLPWARQ from the coding sequence TTGGTTATTCGATATCTATTAGCTTTTATTTTGTCTCTTTTGAGTGCTACTTCCGCTTGGGCTAACAACACCTTGCCTGATCATATCGCGGGCGCTTTGTGTGTAGTACGTGCTGATAACCAAATCGTGTTGGTTGATGAATTGATCACAGGTCATTTATCTTTGCCGGGTGGTACCGTTGTTTCTGGTGAACCGCCAGCGGTGGCTGCGCAACGTGAAACATGGGAAGAGGCGGGTTTGTCAGTCACGGTCGGTGATGTATTGGGTTATACCGACAGTGCCGTTGTGTATGATTGTATTTCTGATTCTGAAGTAATCAGCTACCAAGCTCGAAATGAGTTAGGTGGCTTTGAGCTACCAATTTGGTTCGCTCCTCATTATGGAGTGGAAGTGAGTCGCGCGATGTTATTGCCGCCAACCGAATTGGAAGCAAACCAATATCGTTACCCAGAGCAATGGTCTGAGATTAACGAATTCTTTTTATCCGCGACAAATCAGCCTGTGACTTACGTGACTGAGCTGGTGGGCGCAGCGCCTAAAGTTCATCAAGTAGAATTGAACGGGATTGTTTCACTTCAAAACACGTTCGACAACCTGCCGAATGTTTTTGCTAATACGGTACTTTTGACAGACTTATTAGCAAAGCCGTGGATCTTTATCGTGATCTTGCCGCTAGTCGCTTGGCATTTTGGCCGTAATTTCGCATTGAAATTTGGTTTCACGCTAATATCAGTGACTCTGCTGACTTTAATTGCTCATCAAGGGTTTGGGTTTCCACGTCCGCATGCCTACCTTCCAACATTGAAATTGGTAATGAGTAGCGGGTATAGCTTTCCAAGTCTGTTAGCCGCCTTGTGGGTTAGCTTAACTTTGTTAGTTCTTTGGAAGCTAAAGCGTTTGTTTGATCAAAAATCGCTCGCGCTGGTGGTCTTTGGTCTGCTTTGGATCATGCTGTTTAAGTCATACTCTGGCAGTGCATTCTTTAGTGACGTACTGATGGGCGGCGTTATGGGCGCATTAGCGACGTGGCATATCGTGAGATTAGACGCGAAACCTGATGTTGATATTAGTGTATTACTAAGTTCTAAAGCTGTGTGGTGGGGCTTATGCTTGATGTCGGTTGTGCTGACTGTTATCTGGCCACTACCGACATTCACTTTTTGGTTGGCGATTTTGATGACGATTGCATGTTTAGTGACGTTAACGGACTCAAAACCTTTGGTGGGTCAGTTCTCATTTAAGATCGTAGTTGGGGTTATTGTGATGTTACTTGTTGGCAATTTGTTGATCAGTTGGGCAGGCAGCTTTGTCTCATTTAGTGGTATCGCTTCCTTTATTGTTGAGACCTTACGTTTTCCAATCTTGATTTTGTTCGGTGTCGTGGCATTTCGTCTGCCTTGGGCTAGACAATAA
- a CDS encoding GNAT family N-acetyltransferase codes for MNVTLRAAKHTDLEQLNELMFDLHHHHHIACPEHFKTAEEIEQEKSIARYLDDPECLVYVALKGELIVGFISGHFCELISTVSKPVQMGSVDELFVLPEYRKADVAQMLFNRVESTFEDYGVTQVFVEVWDFNSPAKDFYQKMGFTPHIQWMRKALNKT; via the coding sequence ATGAATGTCACCTTAAGGGCTGCAAAGCACACCGATCTAGAGCAACTGAATGAGTTGATGTTTGATCTTCACCACCATCATCATATTGCGTGTCCTGAACATTTTAAAACGGCGGAAGAGATAGAACAGGAAAAGAGTATTGCACGATACTTAGATGATCCTGAGTGCTTGGTGTATGTGGCATTAAAGGGCGAGCTGATTGTTGGCTTCATCTCGGGACATTTTTGTGAGCTTATTTCTACCGTGAGTAAACCGGTTCAGATGGGCAGTGTCGATGAGCTTTTTGTGTTGCCAGAATACCGAAAAGCGGATGTGGCTCAAATGTTGTTTAATCGCGTTGAATCTACTTTTGAAGACTATGGTGTCACCCAGGTTTTTGTCGAGGTTTGGGACTTTAATTCACCTGCCAAGGACTTCTATCAAAAAATGGGGTTCACACCTCACATTCAATGGATGAGAAAGGCTTTGAACAAAACATAG
- a CDS encoding glycine zipper domain-containing protein: protein MTFTKPFLLATLIVTLSGCASPATDNENENAARNRGAIGGALIGATAGALTGDASLAVKGAALGGVTGGVAGSMKDTDDARNAQRTQVTADGLAQDNRTDAEKRVAEVEAEIKLIELEQQLAELNEEKEDNGA from the coding sequence ATGACATTCACTAAACCTTTCCTTTTAGCGACACTGATTGTGACTCTTTCTGGTTGTGCATCGCCTGCAACTGACAACGAAAATGAAAACGCAGCGCGTAACCGTGGTGCAATAGGCGGTGCTTTAATAGGAGCGACAGCGGGTGCGCTGACTGGAGACGCAAGCTTAGCTGTTAAGGGTGCTGCGTTAGGTGGCGTGACTGGGGGTGTTGCGGGTTCTATGAAAGATACGGATGACGCGCGAAATGCTCAGCGAACCCAAGTGACGGCAGACGGCTTAGCGCAAGATAATCGTACTGACGCTGAAAAGCGAGTTGCCGAAGTGGAAGCGGAAATTAAGCTTATTGAACTGGAACAACAGCTTGCTGAACTCAATGAAGAGAAAGAAGACAACGGCGCATAA